AGATGCAGGCACGCGTCGAGCCCGGCTGCGCAGCCGGCGCCCGTGTAGACCCGGTCGTCATCGACGTACAAGACGTCGACGTCAACCTTCGCCTCCGGGAACTGCTCGGCCAATCGATCGGCGTGGCGCCAATGGGTCGCGCAGCGCCGCCCGTCGAGCAGGCCGGTCCGGCCGAGCACGAACGCCCCTGTGCAATGGGTGAGGATGGTCGCCCCGCGCGCATGTGCTGCCCGGATCACGTCGAGCACCTCGTCGGACACCAGATCCGATCGCATGGTCGGGCAGACCGCGACCAGATCTGCGTCGGCGACCCGTTCGAGCCCGTGCTCGACGCGAATATCGAACCCGGTCGACCCGCGTACGTGAGTCGATGGCCCACACACCGCGAAGTCGAAGGTCGGCGTGTGATCTTCGGGATGCTCCCCCTCGCCCCAGACCTCGCAGAACAACCCGAGCCCGAACGGCTCAACGTAGTCGGTGGCGAGCACGGCGACGTTCTCGATCATGGTGAACGAGCCTGCCACCGCATTGGCAGTAAATCAACTATCGATGGCATCTCTGCCACTCGTGGCAGAAACTTACCCTAGGCAGAATTACTGCCATGAACACCATACTTCTGATCCTCATCGCCATCGCCGCCGTCTACGCCGTCGCCTGGAGCAGCCGCCGCTTCGCGCAGCTGCTCACGGGCGACGGGTACGGGCACCGGCCCGTTCCACGCAGCACCTTCGACCAGAGCAAGCTGGTTCGCTGAGGCCTCGGCCTCACCCCAGGCCGTGGGTCACCACATCCGACGCCGGTACGAACGTCATGCGGTGGCCGGTCCACACCAGGTAGTACTTGCGCTTCCCGGAGACGACGGTGCGATCGCGCGGGATCGACCCATCGAAGCTCTGCGCGTAGTAGTAGTCCGTGCTCACCTTCGGGTTGGCGATGACGTACTCCTGCCCCTGGCGCAGCACGTACTCGATCGGCTCGACTTCCTGGTACGGGATCTTCTTGGGGTACGCCGAACGCTCGGGGTACGCCCGGCCGTAGGTGCGGGCGTACGCGCGGTTCTCCTTCACCGTCACAGTCGGCGCGGCGGCTCGCGCAACGACCGGCTTGTCCGCCGGGTTGTGGAGCCAGACCAGGTTGCCGGCCCACGAGACCTGCAGCCACTCACCGTCGACGTCGTTCACGACCAGCTGCGTACCTGCCGCCGCGCGTGCGCCGATGTCGTTGGAGGTGGTCGACGACTCGTTCTTGCCCGGGTTCCATCCCGCGTCGCGCGCCAGCGGCGCATCGTCGCTCGGCGACTGCCGCAGGTAGACGAAGTTCGTACCCGCATCGGGGTCGCAGGGGCCGGAGCCAGGTGACTGCTCCTCGCAGTCGGTGACCTCGTTCGTGTTGCCTTCGAATCCGGGTCGGACCGTCACGGTGTCTCCCGGCTGGATCGCGGCTGCGCGCTTGTTCGCCCGCTCGCCGCCGATCGGGGCACCGAGCAGATCGAAGTAGTGCTCCCAGTCCCAGTACGGCCCCGGGTCCCAGTGCATGGACTTGGTTCCGCCGGGAATCGTCCCCGGAACCGTGTCGTGGCCGAGGATGTGGCCGCGGTCGCGCGGGATGTCGTACTTGCGGGTCAGGTAGCGCACCAGATCGGCCGACTGCTGGTAGAGCGCCTCGGTGTACCACTCACCGTTGCCGGCCTTGCCCTCATGCTCGATACCGATCGAGTGGGCGTTGATGTACCAGTTGCCCGCCTGCCAGCCGACATCCTTGGGCTTGAGGTGCTGGGCGATGTGCCCGTCCTCGGAGCGGATCGTGTAGTTCCAGGACGCTCCGTACGCCGGGTCCTGGACGCCCGAGACCGCACTGTCGTACGTGCCCTCCGTGTCGTGGATGACGATGTACTGCAGCTTCGGCGCCTTCGGCCGCTTCGCCTTGTCGTGATTGCCGTAGCTGCTCGACGACGGGTCGGTCTCGTCGTCCGTGAGTTCGTACGCCGCCGGGATCCACTCACAGCCCAGGTCGTCCGGGCAGTCGACCTTCGCCTTCGCCTTGCTCGTGGACTCCGGCATGCGTACGTCCGGATGTCCGGGGAGCACGACCCGCTCCCCGTCGTTGGTCGTACGCCGGGTGCCCTCGCGCAGCGTCGTGTACACCTGCCGCGCGAACTGCGCGTCACCGCTCGACCCGTACCGGTCGACGGCCGGCCCCCAGGAGCCGAGCCCGGCCGAACCCTCCGGGCCGTACGACGCGATCACGGCGGCCGCACCGCACACGTTGGCGTTCGGATCGGACTTCAGCTCCGACTCCGACAGTCCGGTCAGCTCCGCCGCTTGCTGCAACGTGCCGTCGGCCACCGACGTACCGCGTGAGTCGTCGCCGCGGCCGTCCCAGCCGGCCTTCGCCGAGTCGACGAGGTGCATCGGACCGTAGCCGCCGGCAACGCTCGCCGACGACCCGTGGTCGTCCCAGCGGCTCTGCAGGTAGGAAACCGCGAGCAGGAGGTCCTCCGGAACGCCGGACGCATCGCTCGCGCGGGCGAACGCCTGTTGCCGGTCGCCTGCGGCCAACACGTCAGAACAGGCGATGCTGTCGTCGGGCGCGGACTGTTGCGTGGTGGCGACCGCCGAGGCTGTCGAGGCGGCAACGGCCGCGCAGGCGAGGCCGATGGTGATGCGAGACGGGATACGCATGGAGCTCCTTCACGAGGGACACTCGTTGTCTATCCCCTCAGGGGGTCACTCAAACGCGATCCGGCTCACAACCGCGGACGCAAACGCAAAACGGGCCGGCGTTCACCCGTGGTGAACGCCGGCCCGTTGCCGACAATGGCCGATCAGCCGCCGGTGAGCTTCTCGCGAAGCGCCTGCAGAGCTTCGTCCGAAGCCAGTGCTCCCTCGCTCGGCGAGGGGGCCGGCGACGACGAGGACGACGTCGACGAAGACGACCGCTGCGGACGCTGCGCCGGCTCGGCCGACTCGCCGCCCGAGGAGTACGAACCGGCTTCGCCGGCCTCGAGATCTGCCTTGGCGGCATCCTCGATCTGCTGCTTATGCGCCTCCCAGCGGGCGTGCGCCTGGGCGTACTGGTCTTCCCAGGTCGCCCGCTGCTCGTCGTAGCCCTCGAGCCACTCGCCCGTCTCCGGGTCGAAGCCCTCGGGGTAGATGTAGTTGCCGTCGTCGTCGTACGACGAGGTCATGCCGTACAACGTCGGATCGAACTCGTCGTCGGATGCAACCGCGGCCTCGTTCGCCTGCTTCAGCGAGAGCGAGATGCGGCGACGCTCGAGATCGATGTCGATGATCTTGACCATCGCATCGTCACCGACCTGCACGACCTGCTCGGGGATCTCCACGTGACGCTCGGCCAGCTCGGAGATGTGCACGAGGCCCTCGATGCCCTCCTCGACGCGTACGAACGCACCGAACGGGACGAGTTTGGTGACCTTGCCCGGCACGATCTGACCGATCTGGTGGGTCCGGGCGAAGTGCTGCCACGGATCCTCCTGCGTCGCCTTGAGCGACAGCGAAACCCGCTCGCGGTCGAGGTCGACGTCGAGAACCTCGACGGTGACCTCGTCGCCCACCTGGACGACCTCGCTCGGGTGGTCGATGTGCTTCCAGGACAGCTCGGAGACGTGCACCAGTCCGTCGACACCGCCGAGATCCACGAACGCACCGAAGTTGACGATCGAGGAGACGACGCCCTTGCGGACCTGACCCTTCTGCAGCTGGGTGAGGAAGTTCTGGCGAACCTCCGACTGGGTCTGCTCGAGCCACGCGCGACGCGACAGAACGACGTTGTTGCGGTTCTTGTCGAGCTCGATGATCTTCGCCTCGAGCTCCTGGCCGACGTACGGCTGGAGGTCGCGAACGCGACGCATCTCGACCAGCGAGGCCGGCAGGAAGCCGCGCAACCCGATGTCGAGGATCAGGCCGCCCTTGACGACCTCGATGACCGTGCCGGAGACGACACCGTCCTCGTCCTTGATCTTCTCGATCGTGCCCCAGGCCCGCTCGTACTGAGCGCGCTTCTTGGACAGGATCAGGCGGCCCTCCTTGTCCTCCTTCTGGAGAACCAGGGCCTCGACCTCGTCGCCCACCGAGACGACCTCTTGCGGGTCGACGTCGTGCTTGATCGACAGCTCGCGGGACGGAATGACACCTTCGGTCTTGTAGCCGATGTCGAGCAGGACTTCGTCCCGGTCGACCTTGACGATGGTGCCTTCGACGATGTCACCGTCGTTGAAGTACTTGATGGTCTTGTCAATGGCGGCGAGGAGTTCTTCCTCGGATCCGATGTCATTGACGGCGACCTGCGGAGTGGAAGGCGCCGGGGGTGCCTCGATGCTGCTCGTCATATGGTGGTGAGCTCCGATGGATGGATGTAGGTAGTGCCTGTGCGCAGGCAGACCTTTTTTCGCGAAATGCCGAGGGGTATGTTGCCCGACAGGGCGCGAGCAGTGCCTGCTCGGTCCGAGGCCATGCAGACTGACTACGCGGCGTCAAGACTACGCGGTCGCGGTTGCACGGGTCAACGCGGGTCCGTGCACGGTTATGCCCGTCTTTTCGCCGTCACGGCACCGGTGTGAGGAAGGCGGCGAGCGATGCGGCGTACGCCGGCACGTCGGCTGCTCCCATCAGCTCGCGGGCAGAGTGCATGGCGAGCTGGGCCGCGCCGACGTCGACCGTCGACAACCCGGTACGTGAAGCGGTGATCGGCCCGATGGTCGATCCGCACGGCAGGTCTGCCCGGTGTACGTAGCGCTGCATCGTCACGCCCGCCTGCTCGCAGGCCAGCGCGTACGCAGCGGTGCCCGCGGCATCCGAGGCGTAACGGAGATTCTGGTTGACCTTCAGAACCGGGCCGCCGCCGACTTGGATGCGATGCTCGGGCTCATGCCGGTCGGCGTAGTTGGGATGCGTTGCATGCGCCATATCACCCGATGCGCAGATCGATGCGGACATCGCCCGGAGGAACTCGTCGCGGCCGCCACCGGCGCTGAGCACGATGCGCTCGAGAGCGGTGCCGAGCAGATCGGACTGTGCACCGCGGTCGGACATGCTGCCGACCTCTTCGTGGTCGAACAGCGCGAGCACCGGAACCAGCCCCGGCGACGGATCGGAGACGGCGCTGAGCAACGCGTGCATTCCGGCGAAGCAGGTGCCCTGGTTGTCGAGCCGCGGAGCGCTGACCAGCTCGGCGTTCTGTCCGACGAGACAGCTCGGGTTCACGTCGTGGGTCATCAGCTCCCAGCCGAGCAGGTCGCCCGGCGCGACCGAGAGCTCCGCGGCGACGAACTCGCGTACCGACCCCTTCGTGGAACCGGCGCCCCAGACGGCGTCGAGATGACGCTGCGGATCCAGCTCGACAGCCTTGCGGTCGGCGGCGAGGTGGATAGCGAGCTGCGGCACCCGAAGGATCGGCCGGTCGACGTGCAGCAGTCGCTCCTCACTCCCCTGCCCGGCGCGTACGCTCACGCGCCCCGAGAGACCGAGGTCGCGGTCGAGCCAGGAGTTCAGCCAGGCACCGCCGTAGGGCTCGAGTCCGACGAGCCGCCAGCCGGCCCGAGTCAGGTCGGGATGCTGCTTGACCCGGAGGTTCGGGCTGTCGGTGTGTCCTCCGACCACCCGGAACGGCGTCGCGGCGCCGGTCGCGGCGAGCGTACTCCAGGCGACCAGAGAGCCGCCGCGGACGAGATAGTAGTTGCCGGGTGCGCTCGGCCAGGCGGATTGCTCGGCGACCCGGGTGAATCCCGCCTCCTCGAGTGCCGCTCCGACCGTGACACAGACGTGAAATGGCGACGGAGAGGCATCGACGAAGGAACACAGCTGCGCGGCGCTCGCCCGAGCCTCGAGTTGCATCGTCGCCTCCGTCCGCCGTACTTCCGTCGTGTTCGCCGCCGTGTCGCGAGCATGTTATCCGCCGGCGCCGGCGTTGAAACCCCGACCGGCGCCGCGGCGGTCAGTGCGCGGCGTCCTGCCAGGTACGCCCGAAGCCGACGGAGACGTCGAGCGGCACGGTCAGATCGGCCGCCGACGCCATCTGCTCGCGGACGAGGGTCTCGACCGGATCGTGCTCGTCGGCGGCGACCTCGATCACGAGCTCGTCATGCACCTGCAGCAGCATCCGCGACGACAGGTCGGACTGCTCCAGCGCCGAGTGCACGCCGAGCATCGCGACCTTGATGATGTCGGCCGCCGAACCCTGGATCGGGGCGTTCAGCGCCATCCGCTCGGCCATCTCCCGACGCTGCCGGTTGTCGCTCGTCAGATCGGGAAGGTACCGCCGGCGGCCGAGGATGGTTTCGGTGAAGCCAGTCTGTCGCGCTTCGTCGACGATGCCGCGCAGGTAGTCGCGGACACCACCGAAACGCTCGAAGTACTCCTCCATCAGACCCTGCGCCTCGCTCGTCTCGATGCCGAGCTGTTGGCTCAGCCCGTATGCGGAGAGGCCGTACGCGAGGCCGTAGTTCATCGCCTTGATCCGGCTGCGCATATGCGGCGTGATCTCGTCAGGTTCGACTGCGAATACGCGCGATGCCATGGCGGTGTGGAAGTCTTCGCCGGAGTTGAACGCCGCGATCAGGCCGGCATCCTCCGAAAGGTGCGCCATGATGCGCATCTCGATCTGGCTGTAGTCGGCCGTCAGCAGGTCCTGGTAGCCCTCGCCGACGCAGAACGCGCCACGGATGCGTCGCCCGGACTCGGTGCGGATCGGGATGTTCTGCAAGTTCGGGTCGGTCGAACTGAGCCGACCGGTCGCCGCGATCGTCTGGTTGTACGTCGTGTGGATCCGGCCGTCGCCGGCAACGGTCTTGCGCAGCCCTTCGACGGTCTGTCGTAGCCGGCTCACATCGCGATGAGTGAGCAGATGGGAGAGGAACGGATGCTCGGTCTTCTCGAACAACGACTGCAACGCATCGGCATCGGTCGTGTAGCCGGTCTTCGTACGCTTCGTCTTGGGCATGCCGAGCTCGTCGAACAGCACGACCTGCAGCTGTTTGGGCGAGCCGAGGTTGATCTGCTTGCCGATCACCGCGTACGCCTCGTCGGCCGCATCGCGTACGCGGGTCGCGAACTGCGACTCGAGCTCCTCGAGATCAGCGTCGTCGACCGCAATGCCGGTGTGCTCCATCTCGGCGAGCACACTGAGCAGCGGCAACTCGAGGTCGCGCAGCAGCTCTGCCGCGCCATGTCGCACCAAGTCTGCGTCGAGCTCGGCAGCCAGCTCGAGGGTCGCTCGGGCACGCACCATCGCGGCGTCGGCGCCGGCCTGCTCGCCGGTGTCGAGGGTCATCTGACCGGAGTCGTCGGAGTCGTCACTCAGCTCGCGACGCAGGTAGCGCAGTGTCAGGTCGGCGAGGTCGTACGACCGCTGGTCGGGTTTGACGAGGTACGCCGCGAGCGCCGTGTCATGCTCGACGCCGCGCAGCCCGAGGCCGCGCGCTCGCAGAGCGAGCATCGGACCCTTCGCGTCGTGCAGTGCCTTGGGCACCTCCGCGTCGCCGAGCCAGGCCGACAGAGCCTGCTCGTCGGCCGGATCGAGCTCGGCGACGTCGACCCATGCGGCCGGGCCCTTCGCCGTGGCGATCGCGACGGTACGTACGTCACCCGTGCCGGCGCCCCAGGTGCCCTCGACATGAACGCCCACCCGAGCACCGTCGCGGGCGTGCGAATCGAGCCACTCGCCAAGGGCGCCCGCGGCCGGGATCGTGCCGTCGATGTCGAAGCCATCGGTGGCGACGGGCTCATCGGCCGACAATGTCGAGAACAGCCGGTCGCGCAGGACCCGGAACTCGAGCCCGTCGAAGACTTCGTGGATCGCATCGCGGTCCCACGCGGTCAATGCGAGGTCGTCGGGACCGAGCGGAAGCTCGAGATCGCGTACGAGCGCGTTGATGCGACGGTTGCGAATGACATCGGACAGATGTTCGCGCAGCGAGTCGCCCGCCTTGCCCGGCACCTTGTCGACATCGCGCACGATGCCGTCGAGACCGTCGAACTTCGCGATCCACTTGGCCGCCGTCTTCGGGCCGACACCTGGCACGCCGGGCAGGTTGTCGCTCGTCTCACCGACCAGCGCCGCCACCTCGGGGTACTGCTCGGGCGCCACGCCGTACTTCTCCTCGACGGCCGTCGGCGTCATGCGCACCAGATCGGAGACGCCCTTGCGCGGGTAGAGCACCGTCGTGCGGTCGGTGACGAGCTGCAGCGCGTCACGGTCGCCGGTGCAGATCAGCACCTCGAAACCAGCCGCCTCGGCCTGTGTCGCGAGGGTGCCGATGATGTCGTCGGCCTCGTACCCCTCCTTCTCGATGCTGGAGATGGCCAACGCGTCGAGGACCTCCTTGACGAGCGAGACCTGCCCCTTGAACTCCGGGGGCGACGCAGAGCGGTTGCCTTTGTACTCGGCGTACTCCTCGACCCGGAACGTCTTGCGTGACACGTCGAAGGCGACCGCGACATGGGTCGGCGCCTCATCGCGCAGCACGTTGATCAGCATCGAAGTGAAGCCGTAGACGGCGTTGGTCGACTGACCTGTTGTCGTAGAGAAGTTCTCCACCGGGAGCGCGAAGAACGCGCGGTACGCGATCGAGTGACCGTCGATGAGCAGGAGGCGGTTCTGGGCTGCAGCGTTGTCCACGCACGCGAGCCTAACGGCGTGCTCCGACAGCCGGAACGCGCGTACGAGGTTGCGTCAGACCGATGAGCCGGGTTTGACCCGCGACTGCCTGCGCCGCATAGTGCGACGGAGTGCGATCAGCCGGCCGGTGACCTTCGAGCTCGTGGCGATGCCCGCGAACCGTGACCCGAGTGCGCTCACCTGCGCCGCGCGTACGACGGCGACCTGGCCGAATCCGATGCGGTTCAGGAACCTGTTGGCGTCGCGCGAGTCGGCCGGCGAGACGGCCATCATGACCTCGCAGTTGACCTCCTCGGCCCAGCGGACGCCGGCCGAGATGAGGGTGGACGCGATCAGCTTGCGGCGATGACGCGGTGCCACATGCAGATCGGTGACGACCGTGACCTTCTCGGTCTGGATCAGGGAGAGCAGCTGTCGGCGAATCGCGATCGCACCGACCACATCGCCGTCTCGCACGGCGACCAGGATCTTGCGATCGGGGTCGGCGAGCTGCTCGCTCAGCGCATCGGCGGCCTCGGCGACCGTCGGCTTGCGGTGAATACCGGAGGCGGTCTCGCTGTCGTACGACTCGACGTCGGCGACGTTGCACTGGTCCCAGACGTCGATCAGGGCCGCGGCGTCCTCGATCTCGGCGTCTCGCACCACGATGGGTACTCGCGACAACTTATGCGCTCCTCACACCTAGGGATCGGACGTTCACCGGGCCCCGCGGCTGACACACTACGCCCGAGGGGGTTCGACGTCACCCGCAGGTCGCAGGGTTCGCACGAGACGGCAGGAGGCCATGTGTTCAGGGGTGAGGGAACGGTCATCAACGTGGCCACCGTGCTGATCGGCTCCGGCATCGGCGTCGCCGTCGGCCATCGGTTACCGCAGCGTACGCGCAACGCGGTGACGGACGCGCTGGGACTCGTCACGCTGCTGATCGCGGCGCTGTCGGCCGTTGCGGTGACCGACGCGACGCTGACCTCCGCGGTCGGCCCCAACGCGCCGGTGCTGATCGTGCTCGGGTCGCTGCTGATCGGCGGCATCGCGGGTTCGCTCGCCGGCATCGAGATCCGGCTCGAGAAGTTCGGCGGCTGGCTGCAGGCCACCTTGAGCAGACGGCAGGCATCGGCCGAGCGTCTGCGCTTCATCGAGGGCTTCGTGACGGCGTCCCTGGTCTTCTGCGTCGGCCCGCTGACCGTCCTCGGCTCCCTCAATG
The sequence above is drawn from the Nocardioidaceae bacterium SCSIO 66511 genome and encodes:
- a CDS encoding helix-turn-helix domain-containing protein; amino-acid sequence: MIENVAVLATDYVEPFGLGLFCEVWGEGEHPEDHTPTFDFAVCGPSTHVRGSTGFDIRVEHGLERVADADLVAVCPTMRSDLVSDEVLDVIRAAHARGATILTHCTGAFVLGRTGLLDGRRCATHWRHADRLAEQFPEAKVDVDVLYVDDDRVYTGAGCAAGLDACLHLVRMEFGAKVAGAFARRMVVPPQRDGGQAQYVRTPIVEDTADTLAPLLEWARGNLAEELSVDTLARRALMSPRTFARRFRDETGTTPHQWVSQQRVALAEQLLEDTMLGIDEIAARAGFGNAATLRHHFSAARGTTPADYRRTFGCVEAG
- a CDS encoding GNAT family N-acetyltransferase, which translates into the protein MSRVPIVVRDAEIEDAAALIDVWDQCNVADVESYDSETASGIHRKPTVAEAADALSEQLADPDRKILVAVRDGDVVGAIAIRRQLLSLIQTEKVTVVTDLHVAPRHRRKLIASTLISAGVRWAEEVNCEVMMAVSPADSRDANRFLNRIGFGQVAVVRAAQVSALGSRFAGIATSSKVTGRLIALRRTMRRRQSRVKPGSSV
- the rpsA gene encoding 30S ribosomal protein S1; translated protein: MTSSIEAPPAPSTPQVAVNDIGSEEELLAAIDKTIKYFNDGDIVEGTIVKVDRDEVLLDIGYKTEGVIPSRELSIKHDVDPQEVVSVGDEVEALVLQKEDKEGRLILSKKRAQYERAWGTIEKIKDEDGVVSGTVIEVVKGGLILDIGLRGFLPASLVEMRRVRDLQPYVGQELEAKIIELDKNRNNVVLSRRAWLEQTQSEVRQNFLTQLQKGQVRKGVVSSIVNFGAFVDLGGVDGLVHVSELSWKHIDHPSEVVQVGDEVTVEVLDVDLDRERVSLSLKATQEDPWQHFARTHQIGQIVPGKVTKLVPFGAFVRVEEGIEGLVHISELAERHVEIPEQVVQVGDDAMVKIIDIDLERRRISLSLKQANEAAVASDDEFDPTLYGMTSSYDDDGNYIYPEGFDPETGEWLEGYDEQRATWEDQYAQAHARWEAHKQQIEDAAKADLEAGEAGSYSSGGESAEPAQRPQRSSSSTSSSSSPAPSPSEGALASDEALQALREKLTGG
- a CDS encoding N-acetylmuramoyl-L-alanine amidase, which codes for MRIPSRITIGLACAAVAASTASAVATTQQSAPDDSIACSDVLAAGDRQQAFARASDASGVPEDLLLAVSYLQSRWDDHGSSASVAGGYGPMHLVDSAKAGWDGRGDDSRGTSVADGTLQQAAELTGLSESELKSDPNANVCGAAAVIASYGPEGSAGLGSWGPAVDRYGSSGDAQFARQVYTTLREGTRRTTNDGERVVLPGHPDVRMPESTSKAKAKVDCPDDLGCEWIPAAYELTDDETDPSSSSYGNHDKAKRPKAPKLQYIVIHDTEGTYDSAVSGVQDPAYGASWNYTIRSEDGHIAQHLKPKDVGWQAGNWYINAHSIGIEHEGKAGNGEWYTEALYQQSADLVRYLTRKYDIPRDRGHILGHDTVPGTIPGGTKSMHWDPGPYWDWEHYFDLLGAPIGGERANKRAAAIQPGDTVTVRPGFEGNTNEVTDCEEQSPGSGPCDPDAGTNFVYLRQSPSDDAPLARDAGWNPGKNESSTTSNDIGARAAAGTQLVVNDVDGEWLQVSWAGNLVWLHNPADKPVVARAAAPTVTVKENRAYARTYGRAYPERSAYPKKIPYQEVEPIEYVLRQGQEYVIANPKVSTDYYYAQSFDGSIPRDRTVVSGKRKYYLVWTGHRMTFVPASDVVTHGLG
- the polA gene encoding DNA polymerase I, whose product is MDNAAAQNRLLLIDGHSIAYRAFFALPVENFSTTTGQSTNAVYGFTSMLINVLRDEAPTHVAVAFDVSRKTFRVEEYAEYKGNRSASPPEFKGQVSLVKEVLDALAISSIEKEGYEADDIIGTLATQAEAAGFEVLICTGDRDALQLVTDRTTVLYPRKGVSDLVRMTPTAVEEKYGVAPEQYPEVAALVGETSDNLPGVPGVGPKTAAKWIAKFDGLDGIVRDVDKVPGKAGDSLREHLSDVIRNRRINALVRDLELPLGPDDLALTAWDRDAIHEVFDGLEFRVLRDRLFSTLSADEPVATDGFDIDGTIPAAGALGEWLDSHARDGARVGVHVEGTWGAGTGDVRTVAIATAKGPAAWVDVAELDPADEQALSAWLGDAEVPKALHDAKGPMLALRARGLGLRGVEHDTALAAYLVKPDQRSYDLADLTLRYLRRELSDDSDDSGQMTLDTGEQAGADAAMVRARATLELAAELDADLVRHGAAELLRDLELPLLSVLAEMEHTGIAVDDADLEELESQFATRVRDAADEAYAVIGKQINLGSPKQLQVVLFDELGMPKTKRTKTGYTTDADALQSLFEKTEHPFLSHLLTHRDVSRLRQTVEGLRKTVAGDGRIHTTYNQTIAATGRLSSTDPNLQNIPIRTESGRRIRGAFCVGEGYQDLLTADYSQIEMRIMAHLSEDAGLIAAFNSGEDFHTAMASRVFAVEPDEITPHMRSRIKAMNYGLAYGLSAYGLSQQLGIETSEAQGLMEEYFERFGGVRDYLRGIVDEARQTGFTETILGRRRYLPDLTSDNRQRREMAERMALNAPIQGSAADIIKVAMLGVHSALEQSDLSSRMLLQVHDELVIEVAADEHDPVETLVREQMASAADLTVPLDVSVGFGRTWQDAAH
- a CDS encoding M18 family aminopeptidase, coding for MQLEARASAAQLCSFVDASPSPFHVCVTVGAALEEAGFTRVAEQSAWPSAPGNYYLVRGGSLVAWSTLAATGAATPFRVVGGHTDSPNLRVKQHPDLTRAGWRLVGLEPYGGAWLNSWLDRDLGLSGRVSVRAGQGSEERLLHVDRPILRVPQLAIHLAADRKAVELDPQRHLDAVWGAGSTKGSVREFVAAELSVAPGDLLGWELMTHDVNPSCLVGQNAELVSAPRLDNQGTCFAGMHALLSAVSDPSPGLVPVLALFDHEEVGSMSDRGAQSDLLGTALERIVLSAGGGRDEFLRAMSASICASGDMAHATHPNYADRHEPEHRIQVGGGPVLKVNQNLRYASDAAGTAAYALACEQAGVTMQRYVHRADLPCGSTIGPITASRTGLSTVDVGAAQLAMHSARELMGAADVPAYAASLAAFLTPVP
- a CDS encoding DUF554 domain-containing protein — protein: MATVLIGSGIGVAVGHRLPQRTRNAVTDALGLVTLLIAALSAVAVTDATLTSAVGPNAPVLIVLGSLLIGGIAGSLAGIEIRLEKFGGWLQATLSRRQASAERLRFIEGFVTASLVFCVGPLTVLGSLNDGLGNGSDQLVLKSVLDGFASIAFAASLGIGVMASAIAVLGIQGSLTLVGLALGSFLPEAHLAALTATGGLLLAGVGIRLLQIKAVPVADLLPALIVAPILTQLVVLVR